A window of the Oscillospiraceae bacterium genome harbors these coding sequences:
- the nifJ gene encoding pyruvate:ferredoxin (flavodoxin) oxidoreductase, with amino-acid sequence MDSRKKQTMDGNTAAAHVAYAYTDVAAIYPITPSSPMADTIDQWSAAGRENIFGNQVKVVEMESEAGASGAVHGSLGTGAITNTFTASQGLLLMIPNLYKIAAEQLPCVIDVAARTVATQSLNIFGDHSDVMACRQTGCAMLAEGSVQEVMDLSPVAHLAAIEGHVPFINFFDGFRTSHEQQKIKKWDYEDLKDMCDMDAIDAFRKAALNPEHPKMRGSHENGDVFFQHREACNSTYNALPAVVKKYMGKINEKLGTDYDLFNYYGAPDADRVMIAMGSICDVADEVIDYLTAKGEKVGIIKVRLYRPWVSSALLKVLPKTAKKIAVLDRTKEPGSLGEPLYLDVIATLREAGLNDIVVSGGRYGLGSKDTPPSSIFAVYTELAKAAPRPRFTLGIVDDVTNLSLPEAKPAPITSAPGTKECKFWGLGGDGTVGANKNSVKIIGDHTDKYVQAYFQYDSKKTGGVTISHLRFGDNPIHSPYYISQADFVACHNPSYVNQGMKMVQDVKPGGVFMINCQWSDDDLAKHLNAEAKKYIADNKIQLYTINAIDKAIEIGMGKRTNTILQSAFFKLANVMPIDDAVKFMKQAAQKSYGKKGQNVVEMNWKAIDAGVDAVHKVDVPASWSNPEADPAPKQLKGRPELIKQVRNIMEPIARMDGDSLPVSAFVANANGEWEQGASAYEKRGTAVNVPEWDAAKCVGCNQCSFVCSHATIRPFELTADELAAAPKQTSSRDNKPANEYKFVMAVSPLDCMGCGECVTVCPTGAITMKPQASQAAQQEVFDYCVANVSKKPSKFGDDTVIGSQFNQPLLEFSGSCAGCAETSYARLVTQLFGEKMYISNATGCSSIWGGTASISPYTVNKDSGHGPAWVNSLFEDNAEHGLGMEIGVKTVRENLIKRITEVATSDKASAEMKAAYKDFMDTKDNTKANDAPAKALIAELEKTAAAGCETSKEILKNKQYIAKKSFWIFGGDGWAYDIGYGGLDHVLASGENVNVLVFDTEMYSNTGGQASKASNIGEVCQFAASGKEMKKKSLSEMCMTYGYIYVAQIALGANPAQAVKAIAEAEAYPGPSLIIGYAPCELHGVKGGLTNCQNEMKKAVQAGYWNLYTFNPSLKAQGKNPFTLTSKAGDSSKYQAFLSNETRYSRLSRAFPERAKDLFARNQQAAEDRYDHLTKLVDLYK; translated from the coding sequence ATGGATTCCAGAAAGAAACAAACCATGGATGGCAACACTGCTGCTGCTCATGTAGCATACGCCTATACAGACGTAGCTGCCATCTACCCAATTACCCCATCCTCTCCCATGGCAGATACGATCGACCAGTGGTCTGCTGCCGGCCGGGAAAACATCTTTGGCAACCAGGTTAAGGTTGTCGAGATGGAGTCTGAGGCGGGCGCTTCAGGTGCCGTGCACGGTTCTCTTGGTACCGGTGCTATTACAAACACCTTCACCGCTTCTCAGGGCCTGCTGTTGATGATCCCGAACCTGTACAAAATCGCTGCCGAGCAGCTGCCCTGCGTTATTGACGTAGCAGCACGTACAGTTGCTACCCAGTCCCTGAACATCTTCGGTGACCACAGCGATGTTATGGCATGCCGCCAGACCGGTTGTGCTATGCTGGCTGAGGGTTCCGTACAGGAAGTTATGGACCTGTCCCCTGTTGCACATCTGGCTGCTATTGAGGGCCATGTGCCGTTCATCAACTTCTTCGACGGCTTCCGTACTTCCCATGAACAGCAGAAGATTAAGAAATGGGATTACGAAGACCTGAAAGACATGTGCGACATGGATGCAATCGATGCTTTCCGCAAGGCTGCTCTGAATCCTGAGCACCCGAAGATGCGCGGTTCCCATGAAAACGGCGATGTTTTCTTCCAGCATCGTGAAGCCTGCAACTCTACGTACAACGCTCTGCCGGCTGTCGTTAAAAAGTACATGGGCAAGATCAATGAAAAACTGGGCACCGACTACGACCTGTTTAACTACTATGGCGCACCGGATGCCGACCGTGTCATGATTGCAATGGGCTCCATCTGCGATGTAGCCGACGAAGTCATTGACTACCTGACCGCTAAGGGTGAAAAAGTCGGTATCATCAAAGTTCGCCTGTATCGTCCTTGGGTTTCCTCCGCTCTGCTGAAGGTTCTGCCTAAGACAGCTAAGAAGATCGCCGTACTCGACCGCACCAAAGAGCCTGGTTCTTTGGGCGAGCCGCTGTACCTGGATGTTATTGCCACTCTGCGTGAAGCTGGCCTCAACGACATCGTCGTTAGCGGCGGCCGCTACGGCCTGGGCAGCAAAGACACCCCGCCGTCCTCTATCTTTGCCGTATACACTGAGCTTGCAAAAGCCGCACCGCGTCCGCGCTTCACTCTGGGCATTGTCGACGATGTGACCAATCTCTCTCTGCCGGAAGCAAAGCCCGCCCCGATTACTTCTGCTCCTGGTACCAAAGAGTGCAAGTTCTGGGGTCTTGGCGGCGACGGTACTGTTGGCGCAAACAAGAACTCTGTTAAGATTATCGGTGACCATACTGATAAGTATGTTCAGGCTTACTTCCAGTATGACTCCAAAAAGACCGGCGGCGTAACTATCAGCCACCTGCGCTTTGGTGACAACCCGATTCACAGCCCCTATTACATCAGCCAGGCCGACTTTGTTGCGTGCCACAACCCGTCTTATGTCAATCAGGGCATGAAGATGGTGCAGGACGTCAAGCCGGGCGGTGTCTTTATGATTAACTGCCAGTGGTCTGACGACGATCTGGCTAAGCACCTCAATGCCGAAGCAAAGAAGTATATCGCTGACAACAAGATTCAGCTGTACACCATCAATGCTATCGACAAGGCAATTGAAATTGGCATGGGCAAGCGCACCAACACCATTCTGCAGTCCGCATTCTTTAAGCTCGCCAACGTCATGCCTATTGACGACGCTGTCAAGTTTATGAAGCAGGCCGCTCAGAAGTCCTATGGCAAGAAGGGCCAGAACGTTGTTGAGATGAACTGGAAGGCCATTGATGCCGGTGTTGACGCTGTGCATAAGGTCGACGTTCCTGCTTCTTGGTCTAATCCGGAAGCTGACCCGGCACCGAAGCAGCTGAAAGGCCGCCCGGAGCTGATCAAGCAGGTACGCAACATCATGGAGCCTATCGCCCGCATGGACGGCGACTCTCTGCCTGTTTCCGCTTTTGTTGCAAATGCAAACGGTGAATGGGAGCAGGGCGCTTCTGCTTACGAGAAGCGCGGTACTGCTGTCAATGTGCCTGAGTGGGATGCTGCCAAGTGTGTCGGTTGCAACCAGTGTTCTTTCGTCTGCTCTCATGCGACAATTCGTCCGTTTGAGCTGACCGCTGATGAACTGGCCGCTGCACCGAAGCAGACCAGCAGCCGCGACAACAAGCCCGCAAACGAGTACAAGTTTGTCATGGCAGTTTCTCCTCTGGACTGCATGGGCTGCGGCGAATGTGTTACTGTCTGCCCGACCGGCGCTATCACCATGAAGCCGCAGGCTAGCCAGGCTGCACAGCAGGAAGTCTTTGACTACTGCGTCGCAAACGTTTCCAAGAAGCCGAGCAAATTTGGCGACGACACCGTTATCGGTTCTCAGTTCAACCAGCCGCTGCTGGAGTTCTCTGGCTCCTGCGCAGGCTGCGCCGAGACCTCTTACGCACGCCTTGTTACTCAGCTGTTTGGCGAGAAGATGTACATTTCCAACGCCACCGGCTGCTCCTCTATCTGGGGCGGCACCGCTTCCATTTCTCCTTACACCGTCAACAAAGACTCCGGTCACGGCCCCGCATGGGTTAACTCCTTGTTTGAGGACAACGCCGAGCACGGTCTGGGCATGGAAATCGGCGTAAAGACGGTTCGTGAGAACCTGATTAAGCGCATTACAGAAGTTGCTACTTCTGACAAGGCCTCTGCTGAAATGAAGGCTGCTTATAAAGACTTCATGGATACAAAGGACAACACAAAGGCAAACGACGCACCTGCAAAGGCTTTGATTGCAGAGCTGGAGAAGACCGCCGCTGCTGGCTGCGAAACCTCTAAGGAAATTCTGAAGAATAAGCAGTACATCGCAAAGAAGTCCTTCTGGATCTTCGGCGGCGATGGCTGGGCTTACGATATTGGTTACGGCGGACTGGATCATGTTTTGGCTTCTGGCGAAAACGTCAATGTCTTGGTCTTTGATACTGAGATGTACTCCAACACCGGCGGACAGGCATCTAAGGCTTCCAACATCGGCGAAGTTTGCCAGTTTGCTGCTTCCGGCAAGGAAATGAAGAAGAAGAGCCTTTCCGAAATGTGCATGACATACGGCTACATCTATGTTGCACAGATCGCTTTGGGTGCTAACCCGGCACAGGCTGTCAAGGCTATTGCCGAGGCAGAGGCTTATCCGGGCCCGTCCCTCATCATCGGCTATGCTCCTTGCGAACTGCACGGTGTTAAGGGCGGCTTGACCAACTGCCAGAACGAGATGAAGAAGGCTGTTCAGGCTGGTTACTGGAACCTGTACACTTTCAATCCGTCTCTGAAGGCACAGGGCAAGAACCCATTCACCCTGACCTCAAAGGCTGGCGACAGCTCCAAGTATCAGGCCTTCCTGTCCAACGAGACCCGCTACAGCCGCTTGAGCCGTGCATTCCCGGAGCGTGCAAAGGATCTGTTTGCGCGCAACCAGCAGGCTGCAGAGGACCGCTACGATCACCTGACCAAGCTGGTCGATCTGTACAAGTAA
- a CDS encoding trypsin-like peptidase domain-containing protein, whose protein sequence is MNDDQNNSNDYMNNNNDSANANTEGGTTWDGTSYHSGHVPTDNDYSDSEGYSSPYGQSSDAGSSYGQSNNSSPYGTNQQQGGYNDPSGGNYQQQGEPVWHQTTWEPPQYRDPGQKPPRRSRNKQKKDRKTPTWLRVVSVIVICFVVSACSIGVFVTLVNNGTITFGTASTSGSAFTITKLIDSSSTSSTSSSTSTKLLTKQQVCSKVIPSVVLVQNYQNTSNGLNYSGTNDGTSSGTSSTSSGSTYDDTSFFGGSNGNENGNGNDGGTTSSSSSSSSESDSISPASEGSGVIISSDGYIMTNAHVVESATALKVVLSNNKSYEAKLIGSDSVTDLALIKISATGLTAAEFGDSSSLKIGDEVVAIGNPGGSELVSSATFGNVSALNRTITDSDTGYSRECIQTDAAINPGNSGGALVNMYGQVIGINSSKLTQVGGTSAEGLGFAIPINDAQPIITSLKQYGYVKDRAVLGISGRMIDSVTARIYGISSTGFVIQKITNSELTKAGVAVGDIITKIDDTTVTSSGTITTVISKKKAGQTVKLTLVSLQTGKSSTVTVKLIAQTGKSS, encoded by the coding sequence ATGAATGATGATCAAAACAACAGCAATGATTATATGAATAACAACAATGATTCTGCCAATGCTAATACGGAAGGCGGAACCACCTGGGACGGAACCAGCTACCACTCCGGCCATGTACCCACAGACAATGACTACTCGGACAGTGAGGGATACTCTTCCCCTTATGGTCAAAGCAGCGACGCCGGCTCTTCTTATGGGCAGAGTAATAATTCCTCCCCTTATGGCACAAATCAGCAGCAGGGGGGCTACAATGATCCCTCCGGCGGCAACTATCAGCAGCAAGGGGAGCCAGTATGGCACCAGACCACTTGGGAGCCGCCGCAGTACCGCGACCCGGGGCAAAAACCGCCCCGCCGCAGCCGAAATAAACAGAAGAAGGACAGAAAAACACCGACATGGCTGCGGGTCGTTTCTGTAATTGTTATCTGCTTCGTTGTTTCGGCCTGCTCCATCGGCGTTTTCGTAACGCTGGTAAACAATGGCACCATCACTTTTGGCACAGCCAGCACCAGCGGCTCAGCGTTTACGATTACCAAACTAATCGACAGTTCCAGTACTTCTTCCACTTCCAGCAGCACCAGCACTAAACTGCTGACAAAACAGCAAGTGTGCAGCAAGGTCATTCCCAGTGTTGTATTGGTGCAGAATTACCAGAACACCTCAAACGGATTGAACTATTCTGGCACCAACGATGGCACTTCCAGCGGCACCTCAAGCACCTCCAGTGGCAGTACCTATGACGACACCTCTTTCTTCGGCGGCAGCAACGGAAATGAGAATGGAAACGGAAACGACGGCGGCACTACAAGCTCCAGTTCCAGCTCCAGCTCAGAAAGCGACAGCATCTCCCCCGCCAGCGAAGGTTCCGGCGTCATCATCAGCAGCGACGGTTATATTATGACCAACGCTCATGTGGTAGAGAGTGCCACCGCACTGAAAGTAGTGCTCAGCAACAACAAGAGCTATGAAGCTAAGCTGATCGGCAGCGATTCTGTAACAGACCTGGCACTGATTAAAATCAGTGCCACCGGCCTGACCGCTGCAGAGTTTGGTGACAGCAGCAGCCTGAAAATTGGCGATGAAGTGGTCGCAATCGGCAACCCCGGCGGCAGTGAACTGGTCTCCAGTGCAACCTTTGGCAACGTATCCGCTCTAAACCGCACCATTACCGACAGTGACACCGGCTACAGCCGCGAATGTATCCAGACCGACGCGGCCATTAACCCCGGCAACTCCGGCGGCGCGCTGGTGAATATGTATGGCCAGGTCATAGGCATCAACTCCAGCAAACTGACCCAGGTGGGCGGCACCTCAGCAGAGGGACTTGGGTTTGCCATTCCGATCAATGACGCGCAGCCCATTATCACCAGCTTGAAGCAGTACGGCTATGTAAAAGACCGCGCTGTACTGGGTATCAGCGGCCGCATGATTGATTCTGTAACTGCTCGCATCTACGGCATTTCCAGCACCGGATTTGTGATTCAAAAGATCACGAACTCTGAGCTGACAAAAGCAGGGGTCGCAGTGGGCGACATCATCACTAAGATTGACGACACCACGGTAACCTCCAGTGGAACTATCACAACGGTTATTTCTAAGAAGAAGGCCGGTCAAACCGTAAAGCTTACCTTGGTCAGTCTGCAGACCGGCAAGAGCAGCACCGTAACGGTAAAGCTGATTGCACAGACCGGCAAGAGCTCTTAA
- a CDS encoding beta-lactamase family protein: MIVDFVAQMKTMNLMMSILQGNPERCMPYPFVPYTEKPLADRSLYGLPTSTPEVQGVESAWLNGYFTALRECTSLHLHSIAVLRHGHLIAEGSFKPYTAAFPHMQFSAAKSVVGMAVGMAVNEGLLSVDDKLMRFFPDDRSLFSGQRLADVTIRNLLQMTAGVKYNELFSVTDRDWVRGYLSSDCAFEPGTDFYYNSMNTYMLSAVLHRLTGISLVDYLMPRLFAPMRIPRPRWETCPMGIEKGGWGLYLRSIDMAKLGQLYLQKGLWHTEKGDRQLVPQQWVEDSTHNMVSTNGTSRDEGYGYQLWSLPMKDAYQYSGLFGQHVFILPHLDAVVAMTGGSQTFVADEATTITEKYFAEGAEGFHDEPLPNNLHALRKLKDMLTHLYAQKETMPPQPAKKPFARFQPPAQPPQTVPQKALPLDGTRYQLHSGYGTIMPQTLKVCVNNFPPTIRAVSFNFTPGMCHIGMLCGKEKVTLTAGLENEPFRSELTFNGETYPVGCSARLTADEDDRPVLKLFIAFLSTPFTRIMKFVFCDDLQNLLVRFDEQPSIKESNEMLLGLMNGGSGSEQQKRMEVAAQEKMRPRLKELSLPKMHGIRLHAKEEPTAEMPAQKTGTEEMPGQM, from the coding sequence ATGATTGTAGATTTTGTTGCCCAGATGAAGACCATGAACCTGATGATGAGTATTTTGCAGGGCAATCCAGAGCGCTGCATGCCTTATCCTTTTGTTCCATATACGGAAAAGCCTTTGGCAGACCGTTCTTTGTACGGCCTGCCAACCAGCACACCGGAAGTGCAGGGGGTAGAGAGCGCCTGGCTTAACGGATACTTTACCGCTCTGCGCGAATGCACAAGCCTTCATCTGCACAGTATTGCGGTGCTGCGCCATGGACATTTGATTGCTGAGGGCAGCTTTAAGCCCTATACGGCGGCCTTTCCGCACATGCAGTTTTCTGCAGCAAAGAGTGTTGTCGGTATGGCAGTGGGTATGGCGGTCAATGAGGGCCTTTTATCTGTAGATGACAAACTGATGCGCTTTTTTCCAGACGATCGCAGCTTGTTTTCGGGTCAGCGCCTTGCCGACGTGACCATTCGCAACCTGCTGCAGATGACAGCCGGGGTCAAGTACAATGAACTGTTCAGTGTGACCGACCGCGACTGGGTGCGCGGCTACCTTTCCTCTGACTGTGCATTTGAGCCGGGCACGGATTTTTATTATAACAGTATGAATACCTACATGCTTTCAGCGGTGCTGCACCGCCTGACGGGCATTTCTTTGGTTGATTACCTGATGCCGCGCCTGTTTGCGCCTATGCGTATTCCGCGCCCGCGGTGGGAAACCTGCCCAATGGGCATTGAAAAGGGCGGCTGGGGGCTTTACCTGCGCTCCATTGATATGGCAAAGCTGGGTCAGCTCTATCTGCAGAAAGGTTTGTGGCATACCGAAAAGGGTGACCGCCAGTTGGTGCCGCAGCAGTGGGTAGAGGACAGCACCCATAACATGGTTAGCACCAACGGAACTTCACGCGATGAGGGCTACGGTTATCAGCTGTGGAGCCTGCCGATGAAAGACGCATACCAGTACAGCGGTCTGTTTGGTCAGCATGTGTTTATTCTGCCGCACTTGGATGCGGTTGTCGCCATGACCGGCGGCAGCCAGACTTTTGTTGCTGATGAGGCAACTACCATTACGGAAAAATATTTTGCTGAGGGCGCTGAGGGCTTTCACGATGAGCCACTGCCCAATAACCTGCATGCGCTGCGCAAGCTGAAAGATATGTTGACGCATTTATATGCGCAAAAAGAAACCATGCCGCCGCAGCCCGCTAAAAAGCCTTTCGCGCGTTTTCAGCCGCCCGCTCAGCCGCCGCAGACCGTACCGCAAAAAGCTTTGCCGCTGGATGGCACCCGCTATCAGCTGCACAGCGGTTATGGTACTATTATGCCGCAGACGCTGAAAGTCTGTGTCAATAATTTCCCGCCGACAATCCGTGCTGTTTCCTTTAACTTTACGCCGGGTATGTGCCATATTGGCATGCTCTGTGGGAAAGAGAAGGTGACTTTAACTGCCGGGCTGGAAAATGAGCCGTTTCGCAGTGAGCTGACTTTTAATGGTGAAACATACCCGGTCGGCTGTTCTGCCCGCCTCACGGCAGATGAAGATGACCGCCCTGTACTGAAACTGTTTATCGCGTTTTTATCGACACCGTTTACACGGATCATGAAATTCGTTTTTTGTGATGACCTGCAAAATCTGCTGGTGCGCTTTGATGAGCAGCCGAGTATCAAGGAATCGAATGAAATGCTGCTGGGTCTGATGAATGGTGGCAGCGGCAGTGAGCAGCAGAAGCGCATGGAGGTGGCCGCACAGGAAAAGATGCGTCCGCGCTTAAAAGAGCTTTCTCTGCCCAAGATGCACGGAATCCGCCTGCATGCAAAGGAAGAACCTACCGCAGAGATGCCCGCTCAAAAAACCGGGACGGAAGAAATGCCCGGTCAGATGTAA
- a CDS encoding competence/damage-inducible protein A: protein MEAEIISVGTELLLGQVVNSDTAYVASELAKMGFGVRYTCVVGDNSGRLAETLKNALAHSDIVVATGGLGPTEDDLTKQTCAAASGKKLVRDEDTCRRLAVYFHGRTCSKSQMNQAMLPEGCTIFPNDHGTAPGCGFTTDNGKVLIMLPGPPRELVPMLQNYAIPYLSQWADGVIASTKIRAFGIGEGAAAEKIDDLVQGANPTAATYALEDEMYVRVTAKAKTEAEAQALCRPLADEVRARLGDYVYGTDVDSLEVVVVRELQKQGKLLATAESCTGGMLAERITDISGASQVFHMGLVTYSNEVKSLLLGVPAQLLAEKGAVCPETAAAMAQGVRKKAHADFGIGITGVAGPKTSEGKPVGYILIALDDGEHTYLRTMTGEGGRKERNYLRHRAASNALDLLRRRLFGLPMGSPIG, encoded by the coding sequence ATGGAAGCTGAAATCATCAGCGTAGGCACCGAGCTGCTTTTGGGCCAGGTGGTCAATTCTGATACCGCCTATGTCGCTAGCGAGCTTGCCAAAATGGGCTTTGGGGTGCGCTATACCTGTGTAGTCGGGGATAACTCCGGCCGCTTGGCAGAAACACTGAAAAACGCCCTTGCGCATAGCGATATTGTCGTGGCAACCGGCGGCCTTGGCCCGACAGAGGACGACCTGACAAAACAGACCTGCGCTGCAGCGTCCGGGAAAAAGCTGGTGCGCGACGAAGATACCTGCCGCCGTCTTGCAGTGTATTTTCACGGGCGCACTTGCAGCAAAAGCCAGATGAATCAGGCCATGCTGCCAGAGGGCTGCACCATTTTTCCAAATGACCATGGCACCGCACCGGGCTGCGGCTTTACAACCGATAACGGCAAAGTGCTGATTATGCTGCCCGGCCCCCCGCGTGAGCTGGTACCTATGCTGCAGAATTACGCGATACCGTATCTTTCACAGTGGGCAGACGGCGTGATTGCCAGTACAAAAATCCGTGCATTCGGCATTGGTGAGGGTGCAGCGGCGGAAAAAATAGACGATTTGGTACAGGGAGCCAACCCCACAGCGGCCACGTATGCGCTGGAAGATGAAATGTATGTACGGGTTACTGCAAAAGCAAAAACTGAAGCAGAGGCGCAGGCGCTGTGCCGCCCTCTGGCTGATGAAGTGCGCGCCCGCCTGGGCGACTATGTGTATGGCACCGATGTCGACAGCCTAGAGGTCGTGGTGGTGCGCGAATTGCAGAAGCAGGGAAAGCTGCTGGCAACAGCGGAAAGCTGTACAGGCGGTATGCTGGCCGAGCGTATTACAGATATTTCGGGTGCTTCACAGGTGTTCCACATGGGCCTTGTGACCTACTCGAATGAAGTGAAATCTTTGCTGCTGGGCGTACCGGCGCAGCTGCTTGCAGAAAAAGGTGCAGTCTGCCCCGAAACAGCGGCCGCTATGGCGCAGGGCGTGCGCAAAAAAGCACACGCCGATTTCGGCATTGGCATTACCGGTGTTGCCGGGCCAAAGACCAGTGAGGGCAAACCGGTTGGATATATCCTGATTGCCCTGGACGACGGTGAGCACACTTACCTGCGCACCATGACCGGCGAGGGCGGCCGCAAAGAGCGCAATTACCTGCGCCACCGCGCGGCCAGCAACGCGCTGGATTTGCTGCGGCGCCGTCTTTTCGGGCTGCCGATGGGCAGTCCGATTGGATAA
- the thiI gene encoding tRNA 4-thiouridine(8) synthase ThiI, which translates to MKEIILIKLGELVLKGLNRRVFEDTLLKNLRRRLAPVGNFEVRSRQSALSVVPQDEAADLDEAMDRVGHVFGIATYVRACVAPKDLQKIEAAGAEYLRRDLTAAKTFKVEAKRADKKFPIRSPQICAEMGGYLLEQFPHLKVDVHHPDVTVYVEVRDFGAYVHSNPKRGAGGIPVGTGGKAALLISGGIDSPVAAWQMARRGVELTAVHFASPPYTSERAEQKVVDLLTQVSSYAGRISMFTVPFAHVQEEIRDKCPEDLFTLLMRRFMMRVSQKIAEKEGCLALITGESLGQVASQTLQAICCTDACVSMPVFRPLIGSDKAEIVDTARRIGTFDISIEPYEDCCTVFTPKHPCTRPHVEALVRAEQLLDVDTLVADCVQNASLRIIQPRA; encoded by the coding sequence ATGAAAGAAATAATCTTGATAAAGCTCGGCGAGCTGGTCCTAAAGGGCCTTAACCGCCGTGTCTTTGAGGATACACTGCTGAAAAACCTGCGCCGCCGCCTTGCGCCCGTGGGCAATTTCGAGGTCCGTTCCCGCCAGTCGGCTCTGTCGGTTGTGCCGCAGGACGAGGCAGCTGACCTTGATGAAGCGATGGACCGCGTGGGCCACGTCTTTGGCATAGCCACCTATGTGCGTGCCTGTGTTGCGCCCAAAGATCTGCAGAAAATTGAGGCAGCCGGTGCAGAGTACCTGCGCCGTGACCTGACAGCGGCAAAAACTTTTAAGGTTGAGGCGAAACGCGCTGATAAAAAGTTTCCAATCCGTTCGCCGCAGATCTGCGCTGAGATGGGCGGTTACCTGCTGGAGCAGTTTCCACACTTAAAAGTAGATGTGCATCATCCGGACGTCACCGTTTATGTAGAAGTGCGCGATTTCGGTGCCTATGTGCACAGCAATCCCAAGCGCGGAGCCGGCGGCATTCCGGTGGGCACTGGCGGCAAGGCGGCGCTGCTTATCAGCGGCGGCATTGACAGCCCTGTCGCTGCGTGGCAGATGGCCCGCCGCGGTGTAGAGCTGACCGCTGTCCATTTTGCCAGTCCACCATATACCAGCGAGCGCGCCGAGCAGAAAGTGGTGGACCTTTTAACACAGGTCAGCAGCTATGCCGGGCGCATTTCCATGTTTACGGTGCCATTTGCCCATGTGCAGGAGGAAATCCGCGACAAGTGCCCGGAAGATTTGTTTACTCTGCTAATGCGCCGTTTTATGATGCGTGTTTCGCAGAAAATCGCAGAAAAAGAGGGCTGCCTTGCGCTGATTACCGGCGAGAGCCTGGGGCAGGTCGCAAGCCAGACTTTGCAGGCAATCTGTTGTACGGACGCATGTGTTTCCATGCCGGTATTTCGGCCGCTGATTGGCTCTGATAAAGCTGAAATTGTTGACACTGCACGCAGAATCGGTACTTTTGATATTTCTATAGAACCTTACGAGGACTGCTGCACGGTCTTTACGCCGAAACATCCCTGCACCCGCCCGCATGTTGAGGCGCTGGTGCGTGCCGAGCAGCTGCTGGATGTGGATACTTTGGTAGCGGACTGCGTACAGAACGCTTCCCTGCGCATTATTCAGCCGCGGGCGTAA
- a CDS encoding cysteine desulfurase: MQQVYLDNSSTTRVCKEAADAALSAMTETFGNPSSLHALGFAAERAREKAREQVAAALSVKPEEITFTSGGTESNNLAVFGAAEARCRRGKHIVTTKIEHPSVLVPMQQLEQRGFSVTYLEPDSTGHIDPQQLYRAVTPDTILVSMMAVNNEVGSILPIDDARAAIDRAKAPALLHIDAVQAFGKLPLRPGRRGVDLMTVSSHKIHGPKGVGALYVRRGVHILPHTFGGGQEKDLRPGTEPMPAICGFGAACAALPEVHAEREKIAALNAYLRAELAKMPEVTINSAEDALPYVLNLSAGRVKAQTMLNYLSEQGVYVSSGSACSRGAESHVLTAMGLAKERIDAALRVSFSRYNTKEDCDAFLAALRQGLKTLQKV, translated from the coding sequence TTGCAGCAAGTTTATCTGGATAATTCTTCTACAACGCGCGTTTGCAAAGAAGCTGCAGACGCTGCACTTTCCGCCATGACAGAGACTTTCGGGAATCCGTCTTCCCTGCACGCGTTGGGCTTTGCCGCCGAGCGCGCCCGCGAAAAAGCAAGGGAACAGGTGGCGGCAGCGCTTTCTGTAAAACCGGAGGAAATCACCTTTACTTCCGGCGGAACAGAGAGCAACAACCTTGCCGTTTTCGGTGCGGCAGAGGCCCGCTGCCGGCGTGGAAAGCATATTGTCACCACAAAAATTGAGCACCCCAGTGTACTGGTACCGATGCAGCAGCTTGAACAGCGGGGCTTTTCTGTCACGTATCTTGAGCCGGACAGTACCGGCCATATTGACCCACAGCAGCTTTACCGCGCGGTTACGCCCGACACCATTTTAGTTAGTATGATGGCTGTAAATAATGAAGTGGGCAGTATCTTGCCCATTGATGATGCGCGTGCAGCTATCGACCGCGCCAAAGCACCTGCCCTGCTGCATATTGACGCCGTACAGGCTTTCGGCAAACTGCCGTTGCGCCCCGGACGCCGCGGGGTTGACCTGATGACAGTCAGTTCACACAAGATTCACGGCCCCAAGGGCGTGGGCGCTTTGTATGTGCGCCGCGGCGTGCATATCTTGCCGCATACCTTTGGCGGCGGACAGGAAAAAGACCTGCGCCCCGGTACTGAGCCGATGCCGGCTATCTGCGGCTTTGGTGCCGCGTGTGCGGCACTGCCGGAAGTACATGCCGAGCGGGAAAAAATTGCGGCACTCAACGCCTATCTGCGTGCAGAGCTTGCAAAAATGCCGGAAGTGACGATTAACAGCGCTGAGGACGCACTGCCCTATGTACTCAACCTTTCTGCTGGCCGGGTCAAAGCGCAGACCATGCTCAATTACCTTTCCGAGCAGGGGGTCTATGTTTCTTCCGGTTCGGCGTGTTCACGGGGGGCCGAAAGCCATGTCCTTACAGCCATGGGCCTGGCGAAAGAACGCATTGATGCGGCCCTGCGGGTAAGTTTCAGCCGCTACAACACGAAAGAGGACTGTGACGCATTTCTTGCTGCTCTGCGGCAGGGACTGAAAACCCTGCAGAAAGTATGA